TTTCTTTGCCTACCTCAATCTTACGCCGCAGCAAGCGAATTAAGGCCGCTATGACATTACTATTAGGTTGTTCGTGATCTTGCTGCCAAAGATTTTGCAGAATTTGGGCATGAGTGAGCAAATGTCCCGTATTTTCCATAAAATATTGTAGCAGTTGACTTTCTTTTTGCGATAATTCAATAATTCTTCCTTGGCGATAGGCTACTTGGTTTTCACTATCAAGTTCTAAATCAGCTACTGTGAGCCGTCCGGTTGTGGTTTCATGACTAGGAGAACCAGCACGACGTAATAAAGCCCGAACTCGCGCTAATAGTTCTCGCAGTTCAAAGGGTTTTACTAAATAGTCATCTGCACCTGCATCTAAACCTTCTACTCGGTCATCTAAGGTATCTTTTGCTGTGAGAAATAGTACGGGTGTGGCTTTACCTTGGCGGCGCAATTCCTGACAAATCTCTAAACCTGTTTTTCCAGGTAGCATCCAATCTAAAATCAATAAATCATAAGTACCTCCGGCGGCAAATTCGCTACCAGTCGCACCATCATAAGCCATATCCACACTGTAACCCTCACGCTTTAACACGCGACTTAAAGGGTCCGTCAGTTCTACTTCATCATCAACTAATAAAATTCTCATGCTCCTTGAGGTAAGCAATCAAGATATTCTCAAATAAATGAACTACCAAAAAGAAAATGTTAACTGTTGCGTTGCCGAAAGGGGAACTACTCAAAAATAGCATCCGCCTGTTAAAGTCTGTAGGATTGGATTTTAGCGCTTTTTTAGATTCAGGAACTCGCCAACTGCAAATTCTTGATGCTAGCGGACAAGCAAAAGGACTGTTGGTGCGGGGGCATGATGTGCCTGTATATGTAGAATATGGTCAGGCTCAGTTGGGAATTATTGGTTACGATGTGTTGCGGGAGAAAAAGCCGCAAGTTGCACATTTAGTTGATTTACAGTTTGGTCATTGTCGAATGTCAGTGGCTGTAAAAGCTTCTAGTGCCTATAAATCACCTTTAGATTTACCTCCTCATGGACGAGTTGCTTCTAAGTATGTCAATTCCGCTCGTGAATATTTCCATAGTTTGGATCTACCTATAGAAATTGTACCTTTGTATGGTTCTGTGGAATTAGGTCCCATTACCGGAATGTCAGAAGCAATTGTCGATATAGTTTCTACGGGGCGGACTTTGAGCGAAAATGGTTTAGTGGAAATTACGACTTTGTATGAAAGTACGGCGCGCTTGATTGGTCATCCTCTGAGTTATCGTCTCAATACAGGAAATATGCATCAATTTGTTGAGCAACTGCGTCTGGAAGCTTCTTTAACGGCTGTTTAACTGCAAAAACCTCCAGAATGCCTAAATCATTCTGGAGTATCTACAAGTGCCTTTTATCTGAGAGAGCTTTTTTACACCCTTTTCGACTTTTCAAATATCCTCTAAGAAATGCAAGTCCCGTTTCCCATATGAGCAAACCCGGTGGTAAACTTTACCACCAGTCAGAATTATTTCCGCACAGACCAAGAACGAACTTGACCCAAAGTTACAGGAATTCTATCACTCACATCAATAGTAAACAGAAAAACTCTTCTCGCCCTGCGTCCATTTTCTGGATCAAAAAACTTCAATTTCACATCCCAACAATCACTATTAATTCTACAGAAAGGACTTTTTTCTACTTCAATACTATCAAGCTGCATCCCTGTAGAAATAGCTTGGGAAAAACTAGAAGCCGCTTGAAAAGCATTAGTTACAGAAAAGTTCAACGCCCGGTCTTTAGAAAGTTGTCCTAAATTTTGTAAATCATAGTAAACTCGATTTAAGAAACTACTCAAAGCTTTTCGCATTGCCATTTCTTCGGCTGGTGCTGTGCCTTCCGTAATCACAGTTTGCAAAGCTGCATCTACTAAACTGTTGACTTTCCAGCCATACATTCCCCTAGTATTAGTTAGAGTAATTACAGGCACAACTTGACCAGAAAATAACTCTACAGTTCTATCTGTTAATCTTGCGGGAATACTCACCCTTTCTACAAAATCATCACTATCTTCTGGTTGAATTTGTCCCGCTAACATTAAAACGAGAGTTTCATAGATATCAGCAGCAAAACCGCTAACAGGTTCTAAAGCATAAATGGGAGTCAGTTCTTGGTTGAGAGTCCAAATTAAAGGTTTAGCTTCGCTGGGGTTTTGGGACAAATAATCAACCATTTGACGGGCATCATAAGGGTTAGCAGGGATAATTGCACCATCAATATTTACTGCTGGCATTAATTGTTTAAAAGAGTCCCTTCTGGCTTCATCACCAAAGTCATAACCAATAGTTCCCAAAGCATAAACCAATTGAGAAGCCGCACTAGGGGTAACACCTTCAGTAATTTCCTTTCTTTCAATCGTAGCAACTGCCACACCAGTTTCTCGTTCCCAGTCTCCGGCTGGGAATGCCTTTTCCAAGGCTCTGCCTGATGGTATAGTGAGAGGCAGCGCCTCTGATGTAGCATTCCCAGGTAGAACATGGGAACGAGAGATTTTTACCCCCCTCTCCTCCAGAGATAAGGGTTGTAGGTGAGGTTCTAACCTTTCTCCCGTCAATAATTGAAACGCACCCGGAATATTAAACTTACCTAATAAACAGCGTTCCGGTTCTTCCACTGTTTCTGGGTTACAGGGAATAGCACTATTTAAAATTGCTTGGCGCACTGCTTCGGCGTTGGGTTGTTCTCCCCGTTGCAGTTGCATACTCATCAACAATGCAGAAATACCTGTAACAATAGGTGCAGCGCAACTAGTCCCTTTTTCTCTGATAGGTTCTTCTGTTCCCGGTTGCGCGCCTAAAATGTTTTCACCGTTGGCCATTACCCCTTTATTTTGATATTCTCCGCCATAATTACTAAATTTAAACGGTTGACCATCATCTCGCATTGCACCAACGGTAATAACACCAGGAAGAATAGAGGGAATACACCAACATTCCCCTTTATCATTACCACCAGGGGCAACAATTAACATATTATTTTCTTGGCATTGTTTGACAGCACGGGCAAATAAATCTGGTGCTACCCCGGTTTGGGTGGGGTGACAAGCGGCGATATGGATAATATTTGCTCCCCATTGCAAAGCAGTATTAATCGCGTGGGTGAGGTTAATAGGGGAAATAAAATCATCACCAGCGAAGGAAATGGGAATATTTAATGCTGTACACAAAGGGGCAATACCAGGGGCGGGTGTGCCGTGTTGTCCTAAAATAGTGCTAGAAATATGAGTAGCATGACTTGATAATTCTATCCGTTGTCTAATAGCTGGGGGAAAGGGGGCAAAAAATGCTTCTCGTTCTTTTTTCGCCTCTTCTTTATCGTGGTCTGGGTCGTCTTTTTTATCTTTTTGTTGTTGGTTAAATTCTAAAGATAAGTTGAGATAATAAAAGTATTCTTCGTTAAGTTCAATATCTTCTGACCA
The window above is part of the Nodularia spumigena CCY9414 genome. Proteins encoded here:
- the rppA gene encoding two-component system response regulator RppA; the encoded protein is MRILLVDDEVELTDPLSRVLKREGYSVDMAYDGATGSEFAAGGTYDLLILDWMLPGKTGLEICQELRRQGKATPVLFLTAKDTLDDRVEGLDAGADDYLVKPFELRELLARVRALLRRAGSPSHETTTGRLTVADLELDSENQVAYRQGRIIELSQKESQLLQYFMENTGHLLTHAQILQNLWQQDHEQPNSNVIAALIRLLRRKIEVGKETPLIHTVYGKGYRFGTSMD
- the hisG gene encoding ATP phosphoribosyltransferase; the encoded protein is MLTVALPKGELLKNSIRLLKSVGLDFSAFLDSGTRQLQILDASGQAKGLLVRGHDVPVYVEYGQAQLGIIGYDVLREKKPQVAHLVDLQFGHCRMSVAVKASSAYKSPLDLPPHGRVASKYVNSAREYFHSLDLPIEIVPLYGSVELGPITGMSEAIVDIVSTGRTLSENGLVEITTLYESTARLIGHPLSYRLNTGNMHQFVEQLRLEASLTAV
- a CDS encoding S8 family peptidase, whose product is MPDLTDIPGISQIWTRTKGDPRIKIAILDGAADLERSCFQGANFSQFQPYWSEDIELNEEYFYYLNLSLEFNQQQKDKKDDPDHDKEEAKKEREAFFAPFPPAIRQRIELSSHATHISSTILGQHGTPAPGIAPLCTALNIPISFAGDDFISPINLTHAINTALQWGANIIHIAACHPTQTGVAPDLFARAVKQCQENNMLIVAPGGNDKGECWCIPSILPGVITVGAMRDDGQPFKFSNYGGEYQNKGVMANGENILGAQPGTEEPIREKGTSCAAPIVTGISALLMSMQLQRGEQPNAEAVRQAILNSAIPCNPETVEEPERCLLGKFNIPGAFQLLTGERLEPHLQPLSLEERGVKISRSHVLPGNATSEALPLTIPSGRALEKAFPAGDWERETGVAVATIERKEITEGVTPSAASQLVYALGTIGYDFGDEARRDSFKQLMPAVNIDGAIIPANPYDARQMVDYLSQNPSEAKPLIWTLNQELTPIYALEPVSGFAADIYETLVLMLAGQIQPEDSDDFVERVSIPARLTDRTVELFSGQVVPVITLTNTRGMYGWKVNSLVDAALQTVITEGTAPAEEMAMRKALSSFLNRVYYDLQNLGQLSKDRALNFSVTNAFQAASSFSQAISTGMQLDSIEVEKSPFCRINSDCWDVKLKFFDPENGRRARRVFLFTIDVSDRIPVTLGQVRSWSVRK